GTAAGATTATGCAGCTTGTCGGAATTCGAATGATGACGATGcatgagttaaaaaaaaaatgcatataaattaattttaactcGATTTATTTAGTTAAACAGGTAAGAGTTTAATCTCTAAATGAGTAGCAAATTTTGGCTAtaagaagaagatatttttcttttttgggcaaTGATGCACAAATGAGCTGAAAATTCCACTAACACACAGTTTTGACACAAGTCTACACTCACACCAGTGAAATTACCAAGACAAATTGGGAGCAACACAGCTTCCAAATTCCATAACCCCAAGGACAGAATAAGAGGACCTCAATCAGAACTAGAAATTCTGAACCAATAGCACTTGGGCTCACTCGTGGCCGAGTTGACTCGTTGAACCGGCACGCCCCGACTCGACTCGACCGAACCGAATCATCGCCCaagaaaaaaataggaattAACAGTAACCAGCTGAACCCATTTCACGATTAGCCATCGAACCCGGTCTGACTCCAAACGGCGTCGCGAATCCGGCTCATGTCGCGGCCCTTGAGAGTGCGGCCCACGCCCTCGAAGACCGAGGTAGCGGCAATCTTGCGGCTGCGCGCGTACTCACGCGCCAGGTACTCGTGCGGTGGGACCATCTCTGAGTCGCGATCGTCGTCGAACTGGGGGTCCAGCTCGTGCAGCGAGTCTACCGAGTCGACCCGGAGGATCTTGCTCCAGTCCGGCACGTTCACCGGCGCAGACGTGGCCATGTGCCGCTGACGCTGAGTCACCCCCGAAACGTCCTCGTTCCCGCGGAACTGGTGCACGATCCTAGGCGACGAAGTCCCAGACTCGGAGTCATCGAAGGCCAGCGACAGCCCCCCCACTTGGCGGTCATCCCGGGGGATCCGCCGCTGCTGGCGGGTACTCCTCGCCCACACGCTCCCGTTGCTTTCCCCAGAGGCGCGTGGACTCCACTCGCCCTGAGAATTGTTGCTCTCGGCGGTCATGTTGTCGACCATGGACCACACGTCCTCTTCTCCGAGCTCCGACAAGTCCACGCCGTTCGAAACCTGGC
This DNA window, taken from Alnus glutinosa chromosome 5, dhAlnGlut1.1, whole genome shotgun sequence, encodes the following:
- the LOC133868676 gene encoding protein S40-6-like — translated: MAKGRKLTTSRSERLLGSHSQVSNGVDLSELGEEDVWSMVDNMTAESNNSQGEWSPRASGESNGSVWARSTRQQRRIPRDDRQVGGLSLAFDDSESGTSSPRIVHQFRGNEDVSGVTQRQRHMATSAPVNVPDWSKILRVDSVDSLHELDPQFDDDRDSEMVPPHEYLAREYARSRKIAATSVFEGVGRTLKGRDMSRIRDAVWSQTGFDG